The window TGAAACGCTCTATGCCGGACCTGCGTTCAAGCTGGGATGGGCCTGCTGAATGCTCGCTGTAGGGTGTGGATGGCATTCCGAGCGGACTCGGGAGTTCGGCCTCCAGCTCTCGGCGCTTTTTAGGAGGTGACTCGTCAGCCTCCAAGGAACGGCCCTCACGGGCTGGATTGTGTAAAGCGTTCCTCAAAATGCGCTTTCGGGGCCTTCGGAGTTAGGGCAGGACTTTGACGTGCCGTTGTGGCGACTGTATTTGTAGACGCTGAACAGTATGCCTACGCCCAAGAAAGATCAGATTGGCGCCGAATCGCGCGCCGCCCCGCGTTTGAACGGAGAACGAAGAAGCGTGGTGGACGAGCACGCGATCCTGTCCGAAACGGACTTGCAGGGCACGATCCTGATGGTGAGCGACCGTTTTTGCGAGGTGACCGGCTTCTCCCGCGAGGAGCTGGTCGGGCGAAACCACAAGATCGTATCTTCAGGCAAGCACTCCAAGGTTTTCTGGCGCGAGCTGTGGGAAACGATCACCCAAGGCCAAGTTTGGAGAGGAGAGATCTGCAACCGCCGCAAGAACGGCCAGATCTATTGGGTCTCGGCCACCCTGATCCCCATTCGCGACGAGTCGGGCGCCCTCGTTCGATTCGCCACCTACCAGACGGAGGTGACCCAGCGCAAGGAGGCCGAAGACCAGAAGATGCGAGCTTTCGAGTTGCTGGAGGAGACCAGTCGGGTCGCTCGAATCGGCGGCTGGGAGCATGACCTGCAGACCGGCGTCATCTACTGGTCAAAGATGACGCGGGAGATCTTCGGAGTGGACGAGCGCTACACGCCGACTTTCGAGAAGGTCTCGACGTTTTTCACCCATCAAGGAAACGAGAGCGGAATCTCCCGGGAGCTCGAGAAGATCGTGCAGAGCGGGGCGGAGTTCGATCGAGAATACGAAATCCTCAACGCCCAGGGAAAGCGGCTTTGGGTGCGGGTGATCGGAAAGTCCAGCTACCATGATGGCAGGTGCGTTCGCCTTTTTGGCACCATTCAGAATATCGACCAGCAAAAGCGTTCGCTGGTGAAGCTGGAGCAACAGAACTCCATGTACCATGGCGCTCTTTCGGCCGCGACGCAGACCTGCATCTTCGCCACCGACAAGCACGGCACCATTACGCTGTTCAACAAGGGAGCGGAGAACCTTCTCGGCTACGAAGCTTGGGAGCTGGTCAACAGGAGCACGCCTGCGGTCATTCATGTGGCCGAGGAAGTGGAGGAGCGGGCGAGGGAGCTCAGCGAGGAGCTGGGGTTGCCGGTTTCCGGGTTTGGCACCTTCGTGGAGATCGCCAAGCGGCGCGGATCGGAAAAGCGGGAGTGGTCCTATCGCAAGAAGAGCGGCGAGCTGGTTCCGGTTTCCCTCACCGTGACTCCGATCTACCAGGAGGATGGCAGCATCGATGGTTTTCTGGGGATCGCCCAGGATATCTCCGAATCGAAGCGATTGGAGAATTTGCAGCTGGAGAGCCAGCGACGTTTCCGCGGAGCGTTCGAGTCGAGCGGTTTCGGCATGGCGATCGTGGGACTCGATGGCACGTGGATCGACGCCAATCCTGCCCTGTGCAAAATCGTGGGGTATCCGGAGGAGACGCTGCTGAAGCTGACGTTTCAGGACATCACTCATCCGGATGATCTGGAGAAGGATCTTTCGCTGCTGCGCTCTACCATCGCGGGCGAGCGAAAGGGGTACAGCATGCTCAAGCGCTACCTGCATGCCGATGGGAGCGTCGTTTGGATTAACCTAAACGTTTCGCTGGTGCGCGATGCTCAGGGCGAGCCGCTGTATTTCGTTTCCGTCATCGAGGATTGCACCGAGCGCATGGCTCTGGAGGAGGACCTCAAGCTGGCGAAGGAGCGGCTCTCGCTCGCGACCAAGGCTGGAGGCGTGGGCATCTGGGATTGGAACGTGATGGACAACCAGCTGACCTGGGACGAGCAGATGTTCGCCCTCTACGGCATCGATTCCGGACGATTCGAGGGAGCCTACGAAACCTGGCAGCGCGGTCTGCATCCCGATGATCGGGAATTTGGGGAAAGGGCGGTTGAAAAGGCCTTGGAGGGTACGGAGGATTTCGATCTGGAGTTTCGCATCGTCACGCCTGCCGGGCAGGTGCGGCACTTGCACGCCATCGCCACGGTCCTGCGCGACGCCCAGGGCCGCCCGCAGCGCATGATCGGCACGAATTGGGACATATCCGAAGTGGTCCAGCAGCGCGAGACGCTCAAGAGACTGGCGGACGAGGCTCAGCAGGCGAACGAGACGAAGTCGCAGTTTTTGGCGAACATCAGCCACGAGATCCGCACTCCCATGAACGGGATCATCGGTCTGGTGTCGCTTCTCTTGGAAACGAAAGGGCTGAACGATCAGCAGGAGGAGTACGCTCTGCTGGTCAAGGACAGCGCCGTCTCGCTGCTCTCGTTGATCAACGACCTTCTGGACTTCTCCAAAGTCCAAGCAGGAAAGCTGGAGTTCGAGGAGCTCGATTTCGATCTTCAAGAGTGCCTGCTCCAGTTCGAACCTCTGGTGCAAGTGAAAGCCCGCGGCAAGGGGCTGAGCTTTTTCTGCAATCCTTGCTCCCACGTTCCCAACAGCTTGGTCGGCGATCCGGGACGTTTGAGACAGGTTCTATTCAATCTCGTCGGCAATGCGATTAAGTTCACCAAAAAAGGTAGTGTGAATCTGAATACGGAACTTGTTTGCGAGGATCTGGAATCCGCGACGCTTCGGTTTTCGGTCAAAGACACTGGCATCGGCATCAAGCCGGAATACCTCGGAATGCTCTTCGAGAAATTCACTCAAGCGGACGCATCGGTGAACCGGGTCTTCGGCGGCACCGGACTGGGTCTGGCCATCAGCAAGCAGCTCGTGGAGATGATGGGTGGCGAGATCGGCGTGGAGAGCGAAGTCGGAAATGGCTCCACCTTTTGGTTCACCGCCAGGTTCGCCAAGCAGAGTTCCGCTCGCGTATTGGAAGGTCGCATCGAAAAGCTGAGCGGAAGAAAAGTGCTGTTGGTGGACGATGACCCTTCGATTCGAGAGATGGTGAGCGAACAGGTTCAGCTTTGGAAAGCCGAGCCGGTGACGTGCTCGCACGCGGGCGAGGCCCTTCAGTATCTCGAAGAAGCGAAAGCGCGAGGGGAGATGATCTCCTGCGCTATCGTCGATCTGCACATGCCAGGCTTCAACGGAATCGATCTTTGCAAGAAGATCCGATCGGATAGCCACTGGAAGGATCTGCGGGTTGTGCTTTTGACCAGCGACGAAAATGCGGAGGTTCTCGATCCGTATTCAAATGTTGGATTCGATGCATGCTGCCCCAAGCCGTTTCGGCCATCGGAGCTCTTCAACTGCCTGGTTCGTTCCCTCTCACGTGAGTCCGAGTCGGGAATGGACTTCAACAAACGGTCCGAGGGGCGCCTGAAGCGAACTGGCGCCCGAATTCTCCTGGCGGAGGACAACGTGGTGAACCAAATGGTGGCGCGCGGCATCCTTGAACGTTTCGGCTTGAGCTGCGACGTCGCAGGCAACGGAGCCGAAGCGGTGCATGCCTTCGAATCGCTGCCCTACGACCTGATCCTTATGGATGTGCAGATGCCTGAGGTCGATGGTCTAACCGCTACCCGATCCATTCGAGAGATCGAGCGGATCCAGAGTCGTTCCCGCATCCCCATCGTAGCCATGACCGCTCATGCCCGCAATGAGGACCGTATGGAATGCATGGACGCCGGCATGGATGAGCACGTGCCGAAACCGGTTTCGCCGGAACTGCTTTTCTCCGTTCTGGAGAAGTTTCTCGATTCCGCTCCGACGAAGGACGCCCCGCAGGTGGACTCCTCCGTCGCCAGACGGAACGAGGAGACGCTGTTCAACCCGCAAGACTTGCTCGGACGCCTCTTGCAGGATACCGAGCTGATGCGGCAGGTGCTGGAAGCGAGCGTGCTGGACCTGCAAAAGAACTATGAGGACTTCATCGCGGCCGCCCGCGAGCAGCGCATCAAGGACGCGTTGCTGAAGATCCACTCCATCAAAGGGTCGGCGCGAAACGCTTCGCTGGTCCGGTTGGCCTCGTTGGCCGCGGAACTGGAAAGCGAACTCAAGACCAACGCCGCTTCGGCGACGCAGGATCGACTGGATCTCCTGCAACGGTACGTTTCCAGTACGGTTTCCGAGGTCGAGCGCTTTCTCGAAGCCAACTAGCATTGGATCTCTTTCTCGCCCATCCGTTTGGCCGCATTTGTATCGATGAGGTGAATACCTTTCAGGATAGGGTAGATCTATGCCGATTCCGTTAGGTTTTCGGAGACGGATCTAGACTGTTCGCTTGGGTCGGATCGGGAGAAACGAGCGACGTGCATAAAACCGGTGCTAAATTATACCGGCATTCAGTTTAGCTAATGGATCGGGGTAAGCAGGGAGAAAAACCTGACGATTATTAGGGCGTTCACGCGTTCGCGCGGGAGACGTTTTCCTCGTCTTTCCTTCGTATGCGCCACTCCTCCTGCAACGAATTCGCCCGCAGCTATGAAGACCGAAACACCTTTCAACTCTCCTGACTTGCAGACCGAACCCATTGCCGTGCTGGTAGTGGACGACAGCGTGCATGACTTTCGTTCTCTGACCGTCATGATCAATAGCCAGGCCGACAAGGACTACGCCTTCACTTGGGCGCGGAATTCGGAAGAGGCCGAGAGCAAGTTGGAGGAGTCG of the Pelagicoccus sp. SDUM812003 genome contains:
- a CDS encoding PAS domain S-box protein, giving the protein MPTPKKDQIGAESRAAPRLNGERRSVVDEHAILSETDLQGTILMVSDRFCEVTGFSREELVGRNHKIVSSGKHSKVFWRELWETITQGQVWRGEICNRRKNGQIYWVSATLIPIRDESGALVRFATYQTEVTQRKEAEDQKMRAFELLEETSRVARIGGWEHDLQTGVIYWSKMTREIFGVDERYTPTFEKVSTFFTHQGNESGISRELEKIVQSGAEFDREYEILNAQGKRLWVRVIGKSSYHDGRCVRLFGTIQNIDQQKRSLVKLEQQNSMYHGALSAATQTCIFATDKHGTITLFNKGAENLLGYEAWELVNRSTPAVIHVAEEVEERARELSEELGLPVSGFGTFVEIAKRRGSEKREWSYRKKSGELVPVSLTVTPIYQEDGSIDGFLGIAQDISESKRLENLQLESQRRFRGAFESSGFGMAIVGLDGTWIDANPALCKIVGYPEETLLKLTFQDITHPDDLEKDLSLLRSTIAGERKGYSMLKRYLHADGSVVWINLNVSLVRDAQGEPLYFVSVIEDCTERMALEEDLKLAKERLSLATKAGGVGIWDWNVMDNQLTWDEQMFALYGIDSGRFEGAYETWQRGLHPDDREFGERAVEKALEGTEDFDLEFRIVTPAGQVRHLHAIATVLRDAQGRPQRMIGTNWDISEVVQQRETLKRLADEAQQANETKSQFLANISHEIRTPMNGIIGLVSLLLETKGLNDQQEEYALLVKDSAVSLLSLINDLLDFSKVQAGKLEFEELDFDLQECLLQFEPLVQVKARGKGLSFFCNPCSHVPNSLVGDPGRLRQVLFNLVGNAIKFTKKGSVNLNTELVCEDLESATLRFSVKDTGIGIKPEYLGMLFEKFTQADASVNRVFGGTGLGLAISKQLVEMMGGEIGVESEVGNGSTFWFTARFAKQSSARVLEGRIEKLSGRKVLLVDDDPSIREMVSEQVQLWKAEPVTCSHAGEALQYLEEAKARGEMISCAIVDLHMPGFNGIDLCKKIRSDSHWKDLRVVLLTSDENAEVLDPYSNVGFDACCPKPFRPSELFNCLVRSLSRESESGMDFNKRSEGRLKRTGARILLAEDNVVNQMVARGILERFGLSCDVAGNGAEAVHAFESLPYDLILMDVQMPEVDGLTATRSIREIERIQSRSRIPIVAMTAHARNEDRMECMDAGMDEHVPKPVSPELLFSVLEKFLDSAPTKDAPQVDSSVARRNEETLFNPQDLLGRLLQDTELMRQVLEASVLDLQKNYEDFIAAAREQRIKDALLKIHSIKGSARNASLVRLASLAAELESELKTNAASATQDRLDLLQRYVSSTVSEVERFLEAN